Proteins co-encoded in one Neofelis nebulosa isolate mNeoNeb1 chromosome 2, mNeoNeb1.pri, whole genome shotgun sequence genomic window:
- the LOC131498048 gene encoding mitochondrial chaperone BCS1 isoform X2: MQMIDLQTGTPWESVTFTALGTDRKVFFNILEEARELALQQEEGKTVMYTAMGSEWRPFGYPRRRRPLSSVVLEQGLANRIVRDIREFIDNPKWYTDRGIPYRRGYLLYGPPGCGKSSFITALAGELEHSICLLSLTDSSLSDDRLNHLLSVAPQQSLVLLEDVDAAFLSRDLAAENPVKYQGLGRLTFSGLLNALDGVASTEARIVFMTTNHVDRLDPALIRPGRVDMKEYVGYCSHWQLTQMFQRFYPGQAPSLAEAFAERVLQVTTHISPAQVQGYFMLYKNDPAGAVHNAESLRT, from the exons ATGCAGATGATAGACCTGCAGACAGGGACTCCTTGGGAATCTGTCACCTTCACGGCTCTGGGCACTGACCGAAAGGTTTTCTTCAACATCCTGGAGGAAG CTCGAGAGCTAGCCTTgcagcaggaggaagggaagacgGTGATGTACACAGCCATGGGCTCCGAATGGCGCCCTTTTGGCTATCCACGCCGACGGCGGCCACTGAGTTCTGTGGTTCTAGAACAGGGTCTGGCTAACCGAATTGTCCGAGACATCCGGGAATTCATCGATAACCCCAAGTGGTACACTGACAGAG GCATTCCCTACAGACGTGGCTACCTGCTTTATGGGCCCCCTGGTTGTGGAAAAAGCAGTTTTAT CACAGCCCTGGCCGGGGAACTGGAGCACAGCATCTGCCTGCTGAGTCTCACGGACTCCAGCCTCTCTGATGACCGGCTCAACCACCTGCTGAGCGTGGCCCCGCAGCAGAGCCTGGTGCTCCTGGAAGATGTGGATGCAGCCTTTCTTAGCCGGGACCTAGCTGCAGAGA ACCCAGTCAAGTACCAAGGTCTAGGTCGTCTCACCTTCAGTGGACTACTCAATGCCTTGGATGGTGTGGCTTCCACTGAGGCACGCATTGTGTTCATGACCACCAACCATGTTGACAG GCTGGACCCTGCACTGATCCGCCCTGGACGAGTAGACATGAAGGAGTACGTGGGCTACTGCTCACACTGGCAGCTGACTCAGATGTTCCAGAGGTTCTATCCAGGGCAAGCACCTTCCCTGGCCGAGGCGTTTGCAGAACGCGTCCTTCAAGTTACAACTCACATCAGTCC
- the LOC131498048 gene encoding mitochondrial chaperone BCS1 isoform X1, whose amino-acid sequence MPLSDFILALKDNPYFGAGFGLVGVGTALALARKGAQLGLVAFRRHYMITLEVPARDRSYAWLLSWLTRHSTRTQHLSVETSYLQHESGRISTKFEFVPSPGNHFIWYQGKWIRVERSREMQMIDLQTGTPWESVTFTALGTDRKVFFNILEEARELALQQEEGKTVMYTAMGSEWRPFGYPRRRRPLSSVVLEQGLANRIVRDIREFIDNPKWYTDRGIPYRRGYLLYGPPGCGKSSFITALAGELEHSICLLSLTDSSLSDDRLNHLLSVAPQQSLVLLEDVDAAFLSRDLAAENPVKYQGLGRLTFSGLLNALDGVASTEARIVFMTTNHVDRLDPALIRPGRVDMKEYVGYCSHWQLTQMFQRFYPGQAPSLAEAFAERVLQVTTHISPAQVQGYFMLYKNDPAGAVHNAESLRT is encoded by the exons ATGCCCCTTTCAGACTTTATTCTGGCCCTGAAGGACAATCCCTACTTTGGGGCTGGATTTGGGCTTGTGGGTGTGGGCacagccctggccctggcccggAAGGGTGCCCAGCTGGGCTTGGTGGCATTCCGGCGCCATTACATGATCACACTGGAAGTCCCTGCTCGAGACCGAAGCTATGCCTGGTTGCTTAGCTGGCTCACCCGCCACAGTACCCGTACTCAGCATCTCAGTGTTGAGACTTCATACCTTCAGCATGAGAGTGGGCGCATCTCCACTAAGTTTGAATTTGTCCCCAGCCCTGGAAACCACTTTATCTG GTACCAAGGGAAATGGATCCGAGTGGAACGAAGCCGAGAGATGCAGATGATAGACCTGCAGACAGGGACTCCTTGGGAATCTGTCACCTTCACGGCTCTGGGCACTGACCGAAAGGTTTTCTTCAACATCCTGGAGGAAG CTCGAGAGCTAGCCTTgcagcaggaggaagggaagacgGTGATGTACACAGCCATGGGCTCCGAATGGCGCCCTTTTGGCTATCCACGCCGACGGCGGCCACTGAGTTCTGTGGTTCTAGAACAGGGTCTGGCTAACCGAATTGTCCGAGACATCCGGGAATTCATCGATAACCCCAAGTGGTACACTGACAGAG GCATTCCCTACAGACGTGGCTACCTGCTTTATGGGCCCCCTGGTTGTGGAAAAAGCAGTTTTAT CACAGCCCTGGCCGGGGAACTGGAGCACAGCATCTGCCTGCTGAGTCTCACGGACTCCAGCCTCTCTGATGACCGGCTCAACCACCTGCTGAGCGTGGCCCCGCAGCAGAGCCTGGTGCTCCTGGAAGATGTGGATGCAGCCTTTCTTAGCCGGGACCTAGCTGCAGAGA ACCCAGTCAAGTACCAAGGTCTAGGTCGTCTCACCTTCAGTGGACTACTCAATGCCTTGGATGGTGTGGCTTCCACTGAGGCACGCATTGTGTTCATGACCACCAACCATGTTGACAG GCTGGACCCTGCACTGATCCGCCCTGGACGAGTAGACATGAAGGAGTACGTGGGCTACTGCTCACACTGGCAGCTGACTCAGATGTTCCAGAGGTTCTATCCAGGGCAAGCACCTTCCCTGGCCGAGGCGTTTGCAGAACGCGTCCTTCAAGTTACAACTCACATCAGTCC